A section of the Bradyrhizobium oligotrophicum S58 genome encodes:
- a CDS encoding NAD-dependent epimerase/dehydratase family protein, translating into MKALVTGANGFLGRHVVNALLARGIEVRAMVRPATRVEPLGWPSSVDIVRADLRTSRDLADAFENVDVLIHLAAVVSGGEDAQFAGTVGGTERLLEAMSGTACRRLVLCSSFSVYDYTATRDVLDETSPLQQTPDVYTRGGYTVAKWWQERVTRRYVEKHGWDLTVLRPGFIWGREHGYLAALGQQIGRHHVVIGPLTRIPMTHVENCADVFALAAADARARGQTLNIVDGPGEQVWTYLSDYLSGSGERGLRLPVPHWLASAIVRLAFATVFRRATKVPAILTPKKFDAMLKPLRFDNRRLRETLGWTPPLDYKQCLARTYGPVPTPAEAPASWSPGTPASI; encoded by the coding sequence ATGAAAGCGCTCGTCACCGGCGCCAATGGCTTTCTCGGCCGGCACGTCGTCAACGCGTTGCTCGCGCGTGGCATCGAAGTTCGCGCCATGGTGCGTCCTGCGACCCGCGTGGAGCCGCTCGGCTGGCCGTCGTCCGTCGATATCGTCAGGGCCGACCTGCGCACGTCGCGTGATCTTGCTGATGCATTCGAGAATGTCGATGTGCTGATCCATCTGGCGGCCGTGGTCTCCGGAGGCGAGGACGCGCAGTTCGCCGGCACGGTCGGTGGCACCGAGCGGCTGCTCGAGGCGATGTCGGGCACGGCGTGTCGCCGGCTGGTGCTGTGCAGCAGCTTCTCGGTCTACGACTACACGGCGACGCGCGATGTGCTCGATGAGACTTCACCGCTGCAGCAGACGCCTGATGTCTACACCCGCGGCGGCTACACCGTCGCCAAATGGTGGCAGGAGCGGGTGACGCGCCGCTACGTCGAGAAGCACGGCTGGGATCTCACCGTGCTCCGCCCTGGATTCATCTGGGGACGGGAGCACGGCTATCTCGCGGCGCTGGGACAGCAGATCGGACGACATCACGTCGTCATCGGGCCGTTGACCCGCATCCCGATGACCCATGTCGAGAACTGCGCCGACGTCTTCGCCTTGGCGGCCGCCGACGCTCGCGCGCGCGGTCAGACGCTGAACATCGTCGATGGTCCGGGCGAGCAGGTCTGGACCTATTTGTCCGATTACCTCAGCGGAAGTGGTGAGCGCGGCTTGCGGCTGCCTGTTCCTCATTGGCTCGCCAGTGCGATCGTGCGGCTGGCCTTCGCCACCGTCTTCAGGCGGGCGACGAAGGTGCCGGCGATCCTGACGCCCAAGAAGTTCGATGCGATGCTCAAGCCGCTGCGCTTCGACAATCGAAGGCTGAGAGAGACGCTCGGCTGGACCCCGCCGCTCGACTACAAGCAATGCCTGGCGCGGACCTATGGCCCGGTGCCGACGCCGGCCGAAGCGCCAGCGTCGTGGTCTCCCGGAACGCCTGCGTCGATTTGA
- the asnB gene encoding asparagine synthase (glutamine-hydrolyzing) — protein sequence MCGIAGIIGRTDDANRAALQRMNDAMLHRGPDAGGTWASEPDERGWGALLAHRRLAILDLSPAGAQPMTDPVTGHVIVFNGEIYNFADLRQRLIAGGQQFSSTGDTAVMLRALGLHGPEAVAWLRGMFAFACWDPRERRLLLARDPLGIKPLYVARATSPDAGWSLAFASELRALLASGLLGKAQLDPQGLASGVWNGFVVGPGTAVRGVELLSPGHLTVFDGVGNTLRDEDFWSIPGHTPEPSMDEEQLADVLEEGLRLHLASDVPLAVFLSGGIDSSVMANLAQRAAKSPIHTFTLAFEEQELNEGPIARQIATAIGTEHHEVVLTEQHFVDNLDAALDSLDQPTFDGLNSYYMSHAIRGAGFTVALSGTGGDELFGGYTSFRDLPVLQRWSQRTAWVPAGLKVAAAALASRMLSPSGSAVASQTRWAKLPDMVRRSDDLMALYQMAYALFLPGFQRELLAPDLVATLSDGLPAAMKAKLNRETRARTPLSAISVMEQRLFLGERLLRDNDVASMAASLEQRVPLVDQVLFESVDRLPDQKRYEPLRSKAMLRRIGLRGLDPALFDRPKSGFVLPLDRWIRRGLQDAMDQTLRDPQAVAPVGLDPAAVERLWRAFLDGAPGLYWSRVWSIYVFVRWCHRHRVFR from the coding sequence ATGTGTGGCATCGCCGGGATCATCGGCCGAACGGATGACGCCAACCGCGCAGCGCTGCAGCGGATGAACGACGCCATGCTGCACCGGGGACCGGATGCCGGAGGCACGTGGGCCTCGGAGCCGGACGAGCGTGGTTGGGGCGCGCTGCTCGCGCACCGCCGCCTGGCCATCCTCGATCTGTCGCCTGCCGGCGCGCAGCCGATGACGGACCCGGTGACCGGGCACGTCATCGTCTTCAATGGTGAGATCTACAACTTCGCCGATCTGCGGCAACGCCTGATCGCCGGGGGGCAGCAGTTCAGCTCCACCGGCGACACCGCGGTGATGTTGCGCGCGCTCGGCCTGCACGGTCCCGAAGCCGTGGCGTGGCTGCGCGGCATGTTCGCATTCGCCTGCTGGGATCCGCGTGAGCGCCGGCTGCTGCTGGCGCGCGATCCCCTCGGCATCAAGCCGCTCTATGTTGCCCGCGCGACAAGTCCAGACGCCGGCTGGTCGCTGGCCTTCGCGTCGGAGCTGCGCGCTCTGCTGGCGTCGGGTCTCCTGGGCAAGGCGCAGCTCGATCCGCAGGGGCTCGCCAGCGGGGTGTGGAACGGCTTTGTCGTCGGCCCCGGCACGGCGGTGAGGGGGGTCGAGCTGCTGTCTCCCGGACATCTGACCGTGTTTGACGGCGTCGGAAACACGCTCCGCGACGAGGATTTCTGGTCGATCCCAGGACATACGCCCGAACCGAGCATGGATGAGGAGCAACTGGCCGACGTGCTGGAGGAGGGGCTGCGGCTGCATCTGGCCAGCGACGTGCCGCTGGCTGTCTTCCTGTCGGGCGGTATCGATTCCTCGGTCATGGCCAATCTGGCGCAGCGCGCGGCGAAGAGCCCGATCCACACCTTCACGCTGGCGTTCGAGGAGCAGGAGCTGAACGAGGGGCCGATCGCGCGGCAGATTGCGACAGCCATCGGCACAGAGCATCACGAGGTGGTGCTGACCGAGCAGCACTTCGTCGACAATCTCGACGCCGCGCTCGACAGCCTCGACCAGCCGACCTTCGATGGCCTGAACTCCTACTACATGTCGCACGCGATCCGCGGCGCCGGCTTCACGGTGGCGCTCTCGGGGACAGGGGGCGACGAGCTGTTTGGCGGCTATACGTCGTTCCGCGACCTGCCCGTCCTGCAGCGATGGTCGCAACGAACCGCATGGGTACCGGCCGGCTTGAAGGTGGCCGCGGCAGCGCTGGCCTCGCGGATGCTGTCGCCGTCCGGCAGCGCCGTCGCCTCGCAGACGCGCTGGGCCAAGCTCCCCGACATGGTCCGCCGCAGCGATGATCTAATGGCGCTCTATCAGATGGCGTATGCGCTGTTCCTTCCCGGCTTCCAGCGCGAGCTGCTGGCGCCAGACCTCGTGGCGACATTGAGCGACGGACTGCCCGCCGCGATGAAGGCGAAGCTGAACCGGGAGACCCGCGCGCGCACACCGCTTTCAGCGATCAGCGTCATGGAGCAGCGCCTGTTCCTCGGCGAGCGGCTGTTGCGTGACAACGACGTCGCGAGCATGGCGGCCTCGCTGGAGCAGCGTGTGCCGCTGGTGGATCAGGTGCTGTTCGAAAGCGTCGATCGGCTGCCGGACCAGAAACGCTATGAGCCGTTGCGCAGCAAGGCGATGCTGAGGCGAATCGGCCTGCGCGGACTGGACCCGGCCTTGTTCGATCGGCCGAAGAGCGGCTTCGTGCTGCCGCTGGATCGCTGGATTCGCCGTGGTCTGCAGGACGCGATGGATCAGACGTTGCGCGATCCGCAGGCGGTTGCGCCGGTTGGCCTCGACCCTGCAGCCGTGGAGCGGCTCTGGCGCGCCTTCCTGGACGGCGCACCGGGCCTCTATTGGTCACGCGTGTGGTCGATCTACGTGTTCGTGCGGTGGTGTCACCGCCACCGCGTGTTCCGCTGA
- a CDS encoding thioesterase domain-containing protein encodes MSPRAAIAFLPAAGGDAPDLNVFRNGPDDLIDIMVIDYPGWRRYITEGYSADALIDDIAVKIAATIPAGPIRIVGVSIGGHLGYAVGLRLQAQGRDIAGLCAIDSTMIESSRPSPGWKRRALELALEQLRGFRLGDLARFMRSRLWRSLARAPGDRLPWIARRCSPGLPLLFALDPIFEQELSMRLLIRIVAPWMGSADRNPVTLGAPTILLRTGFAAEHDQAWRRRCPDIDIADIPGKHHTLFDAENVGALHERFVRATSGWRKGPGVRSSSSQQHRDDDGGTPHVPLVSAEHAVAVTPPHEHVDRPHA; translated from the coding sequence ATGAGTCCGCGTGCCGCGATAGCATTCCTGCCCGCAGCGGGTGGTGACGCACCCGACCTAAACGTATTTCGGAACGGTCCCGATGATCTCATCGACATCATGGTGATCGACTATCCGGGATGGCGACGCTACATCACGGAAGGCTACTCGGCGGACGCGCTGATCGACGACATCGCGGTCAAGATCGCAGCAACGATACCGGCCGGACCGATCAGAATCGTCGGCGTCTCGATCGGCGGGCACCTTGGCTACGCGGTCGGCCTTCGGCTTCAGGCGCAGGGCCGTGACATCGCCGGTCTGTGCGCCATCGATTCAACGATGATCGAATCGTCGCGCCCCTCGCCAGGATGGAAGCGGCGCGCTCTGGAGCTGGCGTTGGAACAACTGCGTGGCTTCCGCCTGGGCGATCTCGCGCGTTTCATGCGTTCGAGGTTGTGGCGCAGTCTGGCGAGGGCGCCAGGCGATCGGCTGCCCTGGATCGCTCGACGCTGCTCCCCAGGATTGCCGCTGCTGTTCGCGCTCGATCCGATCTTCGAGCAGGAGCTCAGCATGCGTCTCCTGATCAGGATCGTTGCCCCCTGGATGGGATCGGCCGATCGAAATCCCGTCACATTGGGAGCGCCCACCATCCTGCTGCGCACCGGATTTGCAGCAGAACACGATCAAGCATGGCGACGGCGATGTCCCGATATCGACATCGCCGACATTCCAGGCAAGCATCACACCTTGTTCGATGCCGAGAATGTCGGCGCGTTGCATGAAAGGTTCGTCAGGGCGACGTCCGGCTGGCGCAAGGGGCCAGGGGTTCGATCGTCATCGTCACAGCAGCACCGAGATGATGACGGGGGCACCCCGCACGTCCCTCTCGTCTCAGCGGAACACGCGGTGGCGGTGACACCACCGCACGAACACGTAGATCGACCACACGCGTGA
- a CDS encoding NAD(P)-binding domain-containing protein, which translates to MKKVSVAIIGAGPYGLSLAAHLAGQAIDHRIFGRPMQFWSRIAETGGDRYLKSYCFGTNISAPMPGYSFADYNGPRGLETFEPCSMQNFAAYGQWFQQNVVPWVEDIDVARLDRQAGGFGLSLADGSRCEAERVVIATGLSGFAYVPDLLATLPTPLVVHTSDVSSFAAFKGRDIAVVGAGQSALEAAALLFEAGARPQLLVREDEIFWQTRVSRERSLWRRMRSPIAGLGTGPKAWTLTHFPGAMHSLPDTWRTRFTRNHLPPEGAWWLRSRVEDKFPIHCSINVVQALEADGRVALTLRDTSKNNLERRLVVDHVVAGTGYDIDVDRLSFIEDEMRASITRLKRYPRLDASFESSVPGLHFIGPASAMSFGPLFRFVVGADYSAHVLSGRIAPKASLAA; encoded by the coding sequence GTGAAGAAGGTCTCAGTCGCAATCATCGGAGCGGGACCCTACGGTCTTTCGCTCGCCGCACACCTCGCCGGGCAGGCCATCGACCACCGCATTTTTGGACGTCCGATGCAGTTCTGGTCGCGCATCGCCGAGACCGGCGGCGACCGATACCTGAAATCGTACTGCTTCGGGACGAACATCTCGGCGCCGATGCCCGGCTACAGCTTTGCCGACTACAACGGGCCGCGCGGGCTCGAGACGTTCGAGCCGTGCTCGATGCAGAACTTCGCGGCGTACGGCCAGTGGTTTCAGCAGAACGTCGTGCCCTGGGTCGAGGACATCGACGTCGCGCGCCTCGATCGCCAGGCCGGCGGCTTTGGTCTCAGCCTCGCTGACGGCAGCCGCTGCGAGGCTGAGCGCGTCGTGATCGCGACGGGGCTGTCGGGATTTGCATACGTCCCTGATCTCCTCGCGACGTTACCCACTCCGCTGGTCGTCCATACCTCCGATGTCAGCAGCTTCGCCGCCTTCAAGGGGCGCGACATCGCCGTCGTCGGCGCCGGACAATCCGCGCTCGAGGCCGCTGCGCTGCTCTTCGAGGCGGGCGCGCGGCCGCAGCTCCTGGTGCGCGAAGACGAAATTTTCTGGCAGACCCGCGTGTCGCGCGAGCGCAGCCTGTGGCGACGAATGCGCTCGCCCATTGCAGGTCTGGGGACCGGCCCCAAGGCCTGGACCTTGACGCATTTTCCGGGAGCCATGCACAGCTTGCCCGACACGTGGCGCACACGCTTTACGCGCAACCATCTCCCGCCAGAGGGCGCATGGTGGCTTCGCAGCCGCGTCGAAGACAAGTTTCCGATTCATTGCAGCATCAATGTCGTCCAGGCGCTTGAAGCCGACGGGCGCGTGGCGCTGACATTGCGCGATACGTCAAAGAACAACCTCGAACGACGGCTCGTGGTCGACCACGTCGTGGCCGGCACCGGCTATGATATCGACGTCGACCGCCTCTCTTTCATCGAAGACGAAATGCGCGCCTCAATCACGCGCCTGAAGCGCTATCCGAGGCTCGACGCCTCGTTCGAATCGTCGGTGCCGGGACTTCATTTCATCGGTCCGGCATCGGCAATGAGTTTCGGACCGCTGTTCCGATTCGTGGTGGGCGCAGACTATAGCGCGCATGTCCTGTCCGGTCGCATCGCACCGAAAGCATCGCTGGCCGCATGA
- a CDS encoding acyltransferase family protein: MAKTLAFSQFRAASIPSPAGISDDNATFGAAALPTHAQISGSAVIPSLDGIRALSVLIVVLGHSGLQTLIPGGLGVTIFFFLSGFLISTLMLSEHERTGTLDIPRFYARRVFRLMPPLLLTLAIAYGLTSAGLLDGGITAKGLAAQLLYFANYYGLFFDPGNTVPDGTGILWSLAVEEHFYIVYPLLMTLLLGSALRPRTIGAVLGAVCLAVLAWRIHLVHAPGFFPDRTYYGSDTRIDSIAYGCLLALVINPVRRRSTSGAMSLAQWALMLGAAAALLVSLLYRDPTFRETARYSIQGLALMPLFYFAVRFSNSPLFRNLNRSWLMTLGTYSYAIYLIHNVIIRAIDKNLPAIAAKPYLLFPLTLLLSIIYAAALERFIEPYFRQLRHKLRPASTERQSRNGVPS; encoded by the coding sequence ATGGCCAAGACTCTCGCGTTCAGCCAATTCCGCGCCGCCTCGATACCTTCGCCGGCCGGGATCTCCGATGACAACGCCACGTTCGGCGCGGCGGCTCTCCCGACGCACGCGCAGATCAGCGGATCCGCTGTCATTCCGTCGCTGGATGGCATTCGCGCGCTGTCGGTGCTGATCGTCGTCCTGGGTCATTCCGGGCTGCAGACGCTGATCCCCGGCGGCCTCGGCGTCACCATCTTCTTCTTCCTGAGCGGCTTTCTGATCTCGACCCTCATGCTGTCCGAGCACGAGCGCACCGGCACCCTCGACATCCCGCGCTTTTACGCCCGTCGCGTGTTCCGGCTGATGCCGCCCCTGCTGCTCACATTGGCGATCGCCTATGGGCTTACCTCAGCCGGCCTGCTCGACGGCGGGATCACTGCCAAGGGATTGGCGGCGCAACTGCTGTATTTCGCCAACTACTATGGCCTGTTCTTCGATCCCGGCAACACGGTCCCCGACGGCACCGGGATCCTGTGGTCGCTCGCGGTCGAGGAGCATTTCTACATCGTCTATCCGCTGCTGATGACCCTGTTGCTGGGATCGGCGCTACGCCCTCGCACCATCGGCGCGGTGCTCGGGGCCGTCTGTCTCGCCGTTCTCGCCTGGCGCATCCATCTGGTGCACGCCCCCGGCTTCTTTCCTGACCGCACCTATTACGGCTCGGATACGCGCATCGACTCGATTGCCTATGGCTGCCTCCTGGCGCTCGTCATCAATCCTGTGCGACGGCGATCGACGTCCGGCGCGATGTCATTAGCGCAATGGGCGCTGATGCTGGGCGCGGCAGCCGCGCTGCTGGTCTCCCTGCTCTACCGCGACCCGACGTTTCGGGAGACCGCCCGTTACAGCATCCAGGGCCTGGCCCTGATGCCGCTGTTCTATTTCGCAGTCCGCTTCTCTAATTCACCCCTGTTCCGAAACCTCAATCGCTCCTGGCTGATGACGCTCGGGACCTATTCCTACGCGATCTACCTGATCCACAATGTGATCATCAGGGCGATCGACAAGAACCTCCCGGCCATCGCCGCCAAACCCTATCTGCTTTTTCCGCTGACGTTGCTGCTCTCGATCATCTATGCCGCGGCGCTCGAACGCTTCATCGAGCCGTATTTCAGGCAACTCCGACACAAGCTCAGGCCAGCGTCGACCGAACGACAAAGCCGCAACGGGGTGCCGTCATGA
- a CDS encoding glycosyltransferase, translating into MTPSRRYLLISPCRDEAQYLRRTLDSVAAQSVPPALWIVVDDGSTDETPAILEDYAQRLPYLRVVRRADRGGRKVGPGVIEAFYAGMDTVRLEDFDYLCKLDMDLDLPPRYFELLMERMEADPRVGTTSGKPWFVHPQTGALEPEVCGDEMSVGMTKFYRVSCFQEIGGFVRQVMWDGIDCHRCRMLGWIAESIDTEALRFVHLRPQGASHNGIWTGRLRKGFGQYFMGTSPLYHLAVAVYHLPAYPALIGSAAMLWGYFRSWLKGLPRYDDLEFRRFLRTYQKTCLRLGKRAATARINAERAQLWSASHPVADAR; encoded by the coding sequence GTGACGCCATCGCGCCGCTACCTGCTGATCTCGCCGTGCCGGGACGAGGCACAATATCTCCGCCGGACGCTCGACAGCGTGGCGGCGCAATCGGTGCCGCCCGCGCTGTGGATCGTCGTCGATGACGGATCGACCGACGAGACCCCGGCCATTCTCGAGGACTACGCCCAGCGGCTGCCCTATCTGCGCGTCGTGCGCCGCGCCGATCGCGGCGGGCGCAAGGTCGGCCCTGGTGTGATCGAAGCCTTCTATGCCGGCATGGACACCGTGCGGCTCGAGGATTTCGACTATCTCTGCAAGCTCGACATGGACCTCGACCTGCCCCCGCGCTACTTCGAACTACTGATGGAACGGATGGAGGCCGATCCAAGGGTCGGGACGACCTCGGGCAAGCCGTGGTTCGTCCATCCCCAGACCGGTGCCTTGGAGCCCGAGGTCTGCGGCGACGAGATGTCGGTCGGCATGACCAAGTTCTACCGTGTTTCGTGCTTCCAGGAGATCGGTGGCTTCGTGCGCCAGGTGATGTGGGACGGCATCGACTGCCACCGCTGCCGCATGCTCGGCTGGATCGCCGAGAGCATCGATACCGAAGCGCTGCGCTTCGTCCATCTGCGGCCGCAGGGTGCGAGCCACAACGGGATCTGGACCGGACGTCTGCGCAAAGGCTTCGGCCAGTACTTCATGGGGACGTCGCCGCTCTATCATCTCGCGGTGGCGGTCTATCACCTGCCCGCCTATCCCGCGCTGATCGGCAGCGCGGCGATGCTGTGGGGCTACTTCCGCAGCTGGCTGAAGGGCCTGCCGCGCTATGACGATCTCGAGTTCAGGCGCTTCCTCCGCACCTACCAGAAAACCTGCCTGCGGCTCGGCAAACGCGCCGCCACGGCGCGGATCAATGCGGAGCGGGCTCAACTGTGGAGCGCCAGCCATCCCGTCGCCGACGCAAGGTGA
- a CDS encoding right-handed parallel beta-helix repeat-containing protein, whose product MLIVHGLSEPRAAAGETAVPTGAPALAGSLLPAERMVAWNPGLMSVGGIPNRTTIYRTLSPTGKDDTSAIQAALSSAPVGQVVMLGSGTFIVNEPLLINRPVTLRGAGAGTTRLLKSNGARARTPAVIAGTSGILTPVDPSSYRYDPKPVIIVGPSRWNNGPDSSASQNLLVDGAQGATTIRLTNTAGLRAGDVVLLDEASGASWQATPAGFPGAAKVWQGDRVAWNMHDPVQPGDDNGGANAEGPYDQTPGVLPKSMTWFARPDRATAEIKEIASVSGSAVTFTSPLTISYRISHQAQLTPYSTDPNSGGHAANNLDIHIAHAGVENLSILGGADGALRFEAAAYSWAKSIEVTQWLGEGVAIDNSFRVELRDSHIHAGSWPQPGGAGYAISLAWGSSEVLIENNILVDVCKNMVFRSSGAGSVVGYNYVDDSFDFDNPGWVEVGINASHMAGSHHVLFEGNLSHNADSDYTHGNAIYLTFFRNHLTGQRQRLDDRSGIRTAGLAYGSWWDSFVGNVLGRPGRMRGWTYDDPSMRSNTALWGRGGVGSVWMLGYDPERWTMAPDPKTLATVIRGGNFDYLTSKTVWADGLPAQPLPPSLYLNAKPGFFGNLPWPWVDPTGDAKLQTLPAKARLDAGTPFAVAPGATQ is encoded by the coding sequence ATGCTGATCGTTCATGGCCTCTCGGAGCCGCGCGCCGCGGCCGGCGAGACAGCCGTGCCGACCGGGGCGCCGGCATTGGCTGGCAGCCTGCTACCGGCAGAGCGAATGGTCGCGTGGAATCCCGGCCTGATGTCGGTGGGCGGGATTCCGAACCGCACCACCATCTATCGGACGCTGTCTCCGACCGGGAAGGACGACACCAGCGCGATCCAGGCCGCGCTGAGCAGTGCACCCGTTGGCCAGGTCGTGATGCTCGGGTCCGGCACCTTCATCGTCAATGAGCCGCTCTTGATCAATCGCCCGGTCACGCTGCGCGGCGCGGGCGCGGGCACGACGAGGCTGCTGAAGTCCAATGGCGCGCGTGCCAGAACGCCGGCAGTCATCGCCGGCACCAGCGGCATCCTGACGCCGGTCGATCCGAGCTCATACCGCTACGATCCCAAGCCGGTCATCATCGTCGGGCCCTCACGCTGGAACAATGGGCCTGACAGCAGCGCCTCGCAGAACCTGCTGGTGGACGGCGCTCAGGGGGCGACCACCATCAGACTGACCAATACAGCTGGCCTCAGGGCCGGCGACGTCGTGCTGTTGGACGAAGCCTCGGGCGCATCGTGGCAGGCGACGCCAGCGGGCTTCCCGGGGGCCGCGAAGGTCTGGCAAGGCGACCGCGTCGCCTGGAACATGCATGATCCCGTCCAGCCCGGCGACGACAATGGCGGTGCGAATGCCGAGGGCCCCTATGATCAGACACCCGGCGTGCTGCCGAAATCGATGACGTGGTTCGCGCGGCCCGACCGCGCCACCGCCGAGATCAAGGAGATCGCATCAGTTTCCGGCAGCGCCGTGACGTTCACCTCGCCGCTGACGATCAGCTATCGCATCAGTCACCAGGCGCAGCTTACGCCCTACAGCACCGATCCAAACAGCGGCGGCCACGCTGCGAACAATCTCGACATCCACATCGCCCATGCCGGCGTTGAAAACCTGAGCATCCTGGGTGGCGCGGATGGTGCGTTGAGGTTCGAGGCTGCGGCCTATTCCTGGGCCAAATCCATCGAAGTGACGCAGTGGCTCGGCGAGGGCGTGGCGATCGACAATTCGTTCCGGGTCGAGCTCCGCGACTCCCATATTCACGCGGGGTCATGGCCTCAGCCCGGCGGCGCCGGATACGCGATCAGCCTTGCCTGGGGCTCGTCGGAGGTGCTGATCGAAAACAACATCCTGGTCGACGTCTGCAAGAACATGGTGTTCCGTTCATCCGGCGCGGGCAGTGTCGTCGGCTACAACTATGTCGACGACTCGTTCGATTTCGACAATCCGGGCTGGGTCGAAGTCGGCATCAATGCCTCGCACATGGCCGGCTCCCACCACGTCCTGTTCGAAGGCAATCTGTCGCACAATGCCGACAGCGACTACACGCATGGCAACGCCATCTATCTGACCTTCTTCCGCAATCATTTGACGGGCCAGCGCCAGCGCCTCGACGACCGTTCAGGCATCCGCACGGCCGGTCTTGCGTATGGGTCGTGGTGGGACTCCTTCGTCGGCAACGTGCTCGGCCGCCCCGGGCGTATGCGTGGCTGGACCTACGATGATCCTTCGATGCGGAGCAATACGGCGCTCTGGGGGAGGGGCGGCGTCGGGAGTGTCTGGATGCTGGGTTACGATCCGGAGCGCTGGACGATGGCGCCCGATCCGAAGACATTGGCAACGGTGATCCGCGGCGGTAATTTCGACTATCTCACCAGCAAAACGGTCTGGGCCGACGGCCTGCCGGCACAGCCGCTGCCGCCGTCGCTTTATTTGAACGCCAAGCCCGGCTTCTTCGGCAACCTTCCCTGGCCTTGGGTGGATCCCACCGGTGACGCCAAGCTCCAAACGCTGCCCGCCAAGGCGAGGCTCGATGCGGGCACACCGTTCGCCGTCGCGCCTGGAGCAACCCAATAG
- a CDS encoding O-antigen ligase family protein, whose amino-acid sequence MPRIPATTFTAAGPRAVGTFDVCALIPVVAFAYSSLIQPLIYFAFPPSAGLQGLLESRVENRIFWPVLAVLAIVVAAQRLGRGGRLSMPPNIVGLCVYFGFAGASVVWALKPEFAFVRFVQEAMVLTAVVLPALLASPTANIMRGVFLCFAAGVILNVLLIPGGYATYAQYGTALVDIGYQGYFSGKNLLGEFAAIAFLLSVHEMLYPGYRRALGLIVAVAAVVLIFLSSSKTALGLALVAPVLAILTLAIARTLRLAPVLILAAIVLGYVVFGELAGFNTGRIAYLLTGDSSFTGRTTIWAFSEMEIAQRPLLGWGYQSFWLVGADAPSVTEAPGWVKAMPNSHNGYYDAILELGYVGLGLLLVFLVTTVHVIGRVMNYDAKRAWILLSVALFVMVYNFLETLWLRAFDVSWVVFVLVTVEAARYWRRSQRAVPAHQPVPRMPVRSGRPRLAWRPRLGVRF is encoded by the coding sequence ATGCCCAGAATTCCAGCGACGACATTCACGGCCGCCGGGCCGCGGGCCGTGGGGACCTTCGACGTCTGCGCGCTGATCCCGGTCGTGGCGTTCGCCTATTCGTCGCTCATTCAGCCGCTGATCTATTTCGCCTTCCCGCCGTCCGCCGGGCTTCAAGGCCTGCTCGAGAGCCGCGTCGAGAACCGGATCTTCTGGCCGGTATTGGCGGTCCTCGCCATCGTCGTTGCGGCGCAACGCCTAGGTCGCGGCGGCAGGCTCTCCATGCCGCCGAACATCGTCGGCCTTTGCGTGTATTTCGGTTTCGCCGGCGCCAGCGTGGTATGGGCGTTGAAACCCGAATTCGCCTTCGTCCGTTTCGTCCAGGAAGCGATGGTCCTCACCGCCGTAGTGCTGCCCGCGTTGCTGGCGAGCCCGACGGCGAACATCATGCGCGGCGTGTTCCTCTGCTTCGCGGCCGGCGTGATCCTGAACGTCCTGCTGATCCCCGGCGGCTATGCGACCTACGCGCAATATGGCACCGCATTGGTGGACATCGGCTATCAGGGCTATTTCTCGGGAAAGAACCTGCTCGGCGAGTTCGCCGCCATCGCCTTTCTGCTGTCGGTGCACGAAATGCTGTATCCCGGCTACCGTCGTGCGCTCGGGCTCATCGTGGCGGTGGCAGCCGTCGTCCTGATCTTCCTCTCCAGCTCCAAGACGGCGCTGGGTCTCGCACTCGTCGCCCCCGTCCTGGCGATCCTGACGCTCGCGATCGCGAGGACATTGCGGCTCGCTCCGGTCCTGATCCTCGCGGCCATCGTGCTGGGCTATGTCGTGTTCGGCGAGCTCGCAGGCTTCAACACCGGCCGCATTGCCTATCTGTTGACCGGGGATTCCAGCTTCACGGGCCGCACGACGATATGGGCGTTCTCGGAGATGGAGATCGCGCAGAGGCCGCTTCTCGGATGGGGCTATCAGAGCTTCTGGCTGGTCGGAGCGGACGCTCCGAGCGTCACCGAAGCCCCCGGCTGGGTGAAGGCGATGCCGAACTCCCACAACGGCTACTACGACGCGATTCTGGAACTTGGCTACGTCGGTCTCGGCCTGCTCCTCGTCTTTCTCGTGACGACCGTTCACGTCATCGGGCGCGTGATGAACTACGACGCCAAGCGAGCCTGGATTCTGTTGTCCGTCGCCCTGTTCGTCATGGTCTACAATTTCCTCGAAACCTTGTGGCTGCGCGCTTTCGACGTCTCCTGGGTCGTGTTCGTCCTGGTGACGGTCGAGGCCGCGCGGTACTGGCGCCGGTCGCAGCGAGCCGTGCCCGCTCATCAGCCGGTGCCTAGAATGCCGGTTCGTTCCGGTCGCCCACGATTGGCGTGGAGGCCGCGGCTCGGCGTCCGTTTCTGA